A region of Chitinophagales bacterium DNA encodes the following proteins:
- a CDS encoding T9SS type A sorting domain-containing protein, which produces WLYVGGDFYYAGDKVSRMMGIWNGTSWISTEKPNAYLGSPVAALLAKHDTIYYATGGIVAAMKENTYIEGTGLPGLGDEVLCMQFYHDTLYAGGNFGGYLKKWTGRKWETLGGGLSALTPGHVDALCVYNDQLIAGGLFKYADGKEVNNIAAWDGKVWQGFGSGTAIAGTIYSGNVLALTVYGDDLITGGFFNMAGGDTADGIARWSEGKWNAMPGLCGQVNYLITKGKGFYACGDFGESGDGKCIANRITFWNGDTWVNLGFTIYDSGPLCMSFFNDELIAGGYFETIANNPINRIAMLANFTGFTDIKNKKQISIFPNPATDQLHIEAPNIHNATVTILNLFGQVMLKQEFSNNASIDISTLSKGMYLVNIIDEKGNVLKTGKVVRE; this is translated from the coding sequence AATGGTTGTATGTAGGTGGTGATTTTTACTATGCAGGTGATAAGGTATCTCGAATGATGGGAATTTGGAATGGCACTAGCTGGATTTCAACTGAAAAACCTAATGCTTATTTAGGAAGTCCGGTTGCAGCATTATTAGCAAAGCATGATACTATCTATTACGCAACAGGTGGTATTGTTGCGGCCATGAAAGAAAATACCTATATCGAAGGAACAGGACTGCCAGGCTTAGGTGATGAAGTTCTTTGCATGCAGTTTTACCATGATACACTCTATGCAGGTGGAAATTTTGGAGGGTATTTAAAAAAATGGACGGGAAGGAAATGGGAAACACTTGGTGGAGGGTTAAGCGCTTTAACTCCGGGACATGTTGATGCGCTCTGTGTGTATAATGATCAGCTCATAGCCGGGGGCTTGTTTAAATATGCAGATGGAAAAGAAGTGAACAATATCGCTGCGTGGGATGGAAAAGTGTGGCAAGGCTTCGGAAGTGGAACTGCCATTGCCGGTACGATCTACTCTGGTAATGTACTTGCTTTAACTGTGTATGGTGATGATTTAATAACAGGCGGCTTTTTTAATATGGCAGGAGGTGATACTGCAGATGGAATTGCAAGATGGAGTGAAGGCAAATGGAATGCAATGCCGGGCCTTTGCGGTCAAGTAAATTATCTTATTACAAAAGGTAAAGGATTTTACGCTTGTGGTGACTTTGGCGAATCCGGTGATGGAAAATGCATTGCAAATAGGATTACGTTCTGGAATGGAGATACATGGGTAAACCTAGGGTTCACAATTTATGACTCAGGGCCGCTTTGCATGTCCTTTTTTAATGATGAATTAATTGCTGGAGGGTATTTTGAAACGATTGCAAATAATCCAATCAATCGAATTGCAATGCTTGCAAATTTCACGGGATTTACAGATATTAAAAACAAAAAACAAATTTCAATATTTCCCAACCCCGCCACCGATCAACTGCATATTGAAGCACCCAACATCCACAATGCAACCGTCACCATTTTAAACCTGTTCGGTCAGGTTATGTTGAAGCAGGAGTTTTCCAATAATGCATCGATTGATATTTCAACTCTGTCAAAAGGAATGTACCTGGTAAATATTATAGATGAGAAAGGAAATGTTTTGAAGACAGGAAAAGTGGTGAGGGAATAA